The Branchiostoma floridae strain S238N-H82 chromosome 10, Bfl_VNyyK, whole genome shotgun sequence genome has a segment encoding these proteins:
- the LOC118424119 gene encoding peroxisomal carnitine O-octanoyltransferase-like isoform X2 — MSLTTVHRTVQDCALQLLEYVASRTGLTEAVRKLQLARQFAASDDELKQLQLKWLPGGLQEWLLEKAIQVFGEPTWKYQDSLPPLPVPPLKNTLDKYLESVKPFVTAEEYKQTEAVVREFEEGVGQSLHQQLLERAKVKRNWIEEWWLDLVYLRSRHSLPLTSNIAGFIPTTDHMWPSGVEPEDQVPLYLWVSMHLWKLLRKEQIPVDKAVLTGQPFCMDQFRNMLSAHRIPGVTMDKIVSHFRTESEGPSPTHITVLCKGRVFKMECVDQEGEPLTPAELKLQLQMLKQQCENMSEGPHISALTAGNRTEWAKTREKMVEMDPVNAHNLSVIEKSIVVVAFDDAMPKDGGEALYQALVGSSRNRWFDHFNTGVVFKSGLYASNFEHSPADGMVAVYWGYFLFAQLQRIGPIQKVPARPVPEPEELVFTIDDEIRDAIVHTEETFIKQASDMELICPSFTDYGKKFIRSFQLHPDSYMQTALQLAYFRLHGKPAPTYESATLRQYYHGRTETVRSCTMEVVNWCKAMLDNTVPVEEKKELMMVALKKHLQIMDEAKSMLGCDRHLFGLQVLAQGAGIPLPSIFTDAAYTKSGGGGNFVLSTSLLGYTPCPGATSPMVHHGYGIFYNIQSDRIMYTISAWKSCKETSAEEMSASIQQSLRDMRQLLIMS; from the exons ATGTCGCTGACCACAGTACATCGTACCGTCCAGGACTGCGCCCTCCAGCTGCTGGAGTATGTCGCCTCCCGCACAGGGCTTACCGAAGCCGTCAGGAAACTTCAGCTGGCGCGGCAGTTTGCGGCCAGCGACGACGAACTGAAGCAACTACAA CTGAAGTGGCTACCGGGAGGTCTACAAGAATGGTTACTGGAGAAAGCGATCCAAGTGTTTGGAGAGCCGACATGGAAGTACCAGGACTCCCTCccacctttacctgtacctccTCTCAAGAACACACTGGACAAGTATCTAGAGTCTG TAAAACCGTTTGTGACGGCGGAGGAATACAAGCAGACAGAGGCGGTGGTGAGGGAGTTTGAAGAAGGGGTCGGCCAATCGCTGCATCAGCAATTACTGGAGAGGGCAAAGGTTAAAAGGAACTGG ATTGAAGAGTGGTGGCTGGATCTAGTGTACCTTCGGTCTCGCCACTCCCTCCCCCTGACTTCCAACATTGCCGGGTTCATACCGACGACGGACCACATGTGGCCGTCTGGAGTGGAACCGGAGGACCAGGTCCCGCTGTATCTCTGGGTGTCCATGCATCTGTGGAAACTCCTCAGGAA aGAGCAGATACCGGTTGACAAGGCTGTACTTACAGGACAGCCATTCTGTATGGACCAGTTTCGTAACATGTTATCAGCTCACAGGATTCCTGGTGTGACCATGGACAAGATTGTCAGCCACTTTAGGACAG AATCTGAAGGCCCATCACCCACCCACATTACCGTGCTGTGTAAGGGACGTGTGTTCAAGATGGAGTGTGTCGATCAAGAGGGCGAACCTCTGACTCCTGCAGAACTTAAATT GCAACTGCAAATGCTGAAACAACAATGTGAGAACATGTCAGAGGGACCTCACATCTCTGCGCTGACTGCGGGAAacaggacggaatgggcaaag ACTAGAGAGAAGATGGTGGAGATGGACCCAGTCAATGCTCATAACCTGTCCGTCATCGAGAAGAGTATCGTGGTAGTAGCGTTTGACGATGCCATGCCGAAGGACGGTGGAGAG GCTCTCTACCAGGCGTTGGTGGGAAGTAGCAGGAACAGATGGTTCGACCATTTCAACACAGGGGTGGTCTTCAAGAGCGGCCTTTATGCTAGCAACTTTGAG CATTCCCCGGCTGATGGCATGGTGGCTGTATACTGGGGATACTTCCTTTTTGCTCAGTTACAAAGGATTGGTCCAATACAGAAG GTCCCCGCCAGACCCGTTCCGGAACCAGAGGAACTGGTTTTCACCATAGATGACGAGATACGTGATGCAATCGTACATACAGAGGAGACATTCATCAAACAG GCTTCGGACATGGAACTAATCTGCCCGAGCTTCACAGACTATGGGAAGAAGTTCATCCGTAGTTTCCAGCTCCACCCGGACTCCTACATGCAGACTGCACTACAGCTGGCCTACTTCAGGCTGCATGGAAA ACCTGCCCCGACGTACGAGTCGGCAACCCTGCGGCAGTACTACCACGGCCGGACCGAGACTGTCCGGTCCTGCACCATGGAAGTGGTCAACTGGTGTAAGGCCATGCTGGACAACACAGTTCCG GTTGAAGAGAAGAAAGAACTAATGATGGTGGCGTTGaagaaacatttacaaattATGGATGAGGCAAAAAGCATGCTGG GCTGCGATCGTCACCTCTTTGGTctgcaagttcttgcccaagGTGCAGGGATTCCTCTTCCTTCAATCTTCACAGATGCTGCCTACACGAAAAG tgggggaggggggaacttCGTCCTGTCGACAAGTCTGCTTGGGTACACGCCGTGCCCAGGGGCAACTTCTCCCATGGTGCATCACGGCTATGGAATCTTCTACAACATCCAGTCGGACAG GATCATGTACACCATTAGTGCCTGGAAGAGTTGTAAGGAGACCAGTGCTGAGGAGATGTCGGCTAGTATACAACAGTCACTTAGGGACATGCGCCAACTCCTCATAATGTCATAA
- the LOC118424119 gene encoding peroxisomal carnitine O-octanoyltransferase-like isoform X1: protein MSLTTVHRTVQDCALQLLEYVASRTGLTEAVRKLQLARQFAASDDELKQLQLKWLPGGLQEWLLEKAIQVFGEPTWKYQDSLPPLPVPPLKNTLDKYLESVKPFVTAEEYKQTEAVVREFEEGVGQSLHQQLLERAKVKRNWIEEWWLDLVYLRSRHSLPLTSNIAGFIPTTDHMWPSGVEPEDQVPLYLWVSMHLWKLLRKEQIPVDKAVLTGQPFCMDQFRNMLSAHRIPGVTMDKIVSHFRTESEGPSPTHITVLCKGRVFKMECVDQEGEPLTPAELKLQLQMLKQQCENMSEGPHISALTAGNRTEWAKTREKMVEMDPVNAHNLSVIEKSIVVVAFDDAMPKDGGEALYQALVGSSRNRWFDHFNTGVVFKSGLYASNFEHSPADGMVAVYWGYFLFAQLQRIGPIQKAQVPARPVPEPEELVFTIDDEIRDAIVHTEETFIKQASDMELICPSFTDYGKKFIRSFQLHPDSYMQTALQLAYFRLHGKPAPTYESATLRQYYHGRTETVRSCTMEVVNWCKAMLDNTVPVEEKKELMMVALKKHLQIMDEAKSMLGCDRHLFGLQVLAQGAGIPLPSIFTDAAYTKSGGGGNFVLSTSLLGYTPCPGATSPMVHHGYGIFYNIQSDRIMYTISAWKSCKETSAEEMSASIQQSLRDMRQLLIMS, encoded by the exons ATGTCGCTGACCACAGTACATCGTACCGTCCAGGACTGCGCCCTCCAGCTGCTGGAGTATGTCGCCTCCCGCACAGGGCTTACCGAAGCCGTCAGGAAACTTCAGCTGGCGCGGCAGTTTGCGGCCAGCGACGACGAACTGAAGCAACTACAA CTGAAGTGGCTACCGGGAGGTCTACAAGAATGGTTACTGGAGAAAGCGATCCAAGTGTTTGGAGAGCCGACATGGAAGTACCAGGACTCCCTCccacctttacctgtacctccTCTCAAGAACACACTGGACAAGTATCTAGAGTCTG TAAAACCGTTTGTGACGGCGGAGGAATACAAGCAGACAGAGGCGGTGGTGAGGGAGTTTGAAGAAGGGGTCGGCCAATCGCTGCATCAGCAATTACTGGAGAGGGCAAAGGTTAAAAGGAACTGG ATTGAAGAGTGGTGGCTGGATCTAGTGTACCTTCGGTCTCGCCACTCCCTCCCCCTGACTTCCAACATTGCCGGGTTCATACCGACGACGGACCACATGTGGCCGTCTGGAGTGGAACCGGAGGACCAGGTCCCGCTGTATCTCTGGGTGTCCATGCATCTGTGGAAACTCCTCAGGAA aGAGCAGATACCGGTTGACAAGGCTGTACTTACAGGACAGCCATTCTGTATGGACCAGTTTCGTAACATGTTATCAGCTCACAGGATTCCTGGTGTGACCATGGACAAGATTGTCAGCCACTTTAGGACAG AATCTGAAGGCCCATCACCCACCCACATTACCGTGCTGTGTAAGGGACGTGTGTTCAAGATGGAGTGTGTCGATCAAGAGGGCGAACCTCTGACTCCTGCAGAACTTAAATT GCAACTGCAAATGCTGAAACAACAATGTGAGAACATGTCAGAGGGACCTCACATCTCTGCGCTGACTGCGGGAAacaggacggaatgggcaaag ACTAGAGAGAAGATGGTGGAGATGGACCCAGTCAATGCTCATAACCTGTCCGTCATCGAGAAGAGTATCGTGGTAGTAGCGTTTGACGATGCCATGCCGAAGGACGGTGGAGAG GCTCTCTACCAGGCGTTGGTGGGAAGTAGCAGGAACAGATGGTTCGACCATTTCAACACAGGGGTGGTCTTCAAGAGCGGCCTTTATGCTAGCAACTTTGAG CATTCCCCGGCTGATGGCATGGTGGCTGTATACTGGGGATACTTCCTTTTTGCTCAGTTACAAAGGATTGGTCCAATACAGAAG GCTCAGGTCCCCGCCAGACCCGTTCCGGAACCAGAGGAACTGGTTTTCACCATAGATGACGAGATACGTGATGCAATCGTACATACAGAGGAGACATTCATCAAACAG GCTTCGGACATGGAACTAATCTGCCCGAGCTTCACAGACTATGGGAAGAAGTTCATCCGTAGTTTCCAGCTCCACCCGGACTCCTACATGCAGACTGCACTACAGCTGGCCTACTTCAGGCTGCATGGAAA ACCTGCCCCGACGTACGAGTCGGCAACCCTGCGGCAGTACTACCACGGCCGGACCGAGACTGTCCGGTCCTGCACCATGGAAGTGGTCAACTGGTGTAAGGCCATGCTGGACAACACAGTTCCG GTTGAAGAGAAGAAAGAACTAATGATGGTGGCGTTGaagaaacatttacaaattATGGATGAGGCAAAAAGCATGCTGG GCTGCGATCGTCACCTCTTTGGTctgcaagttcttgcccaagGTGCAGGGATTCCTCTTCCTTCAATCTTCACAGATGCTGCCTACACGAAAAG tgggggaggggggaacttCGTCCTGTCGACAAGTCTGCTTGGGTACACGCCGTGCCCAGGGGCAACTTCTCCCATGGTGCATCACGGCTATGGAATCTTCTACAACATCCAGTCGGACAG GATCATGTACACCATTAGTGCCTGGAAGAGTTGTAAGGAGACCAGTGCTGAGGAGATGTCGGCTAGTATACAACAGTCACTTAGGGACATGCGCCAACTCCTCATAATGTCATAA